TCGGTGCGGTAGTTAACGCCCACCGGCCAACCCTCGGCCGCGAGCGCGCGGGCGATCGCCGCGCCGATCCCGCGCGAGGCACCCGTGACGAGCGCGCAGCCCTCAGGACGCATCGTCGAGCCCCCATTCCATCAGCGCGCCGCCCCACGTGAAGCCCGCGCCGAAAGCTCCGGCGAGCACGCGCATGCCGGGCTTGAGGCGGCCGTCGGCCTCAGCTTCCGCGAGCGCGATCGGGATCGAGGCGGCTGAGGTGTTGCCGTAGTTCGCGATGCAGTCGATCACGCGCTCGGGCGAAAGGCCGAGCTTTTCCCCCACCGCCGCGATGATGCGCGCGTTCGCCTGGTGATAGACGAACAGGTCGACCTCCTCGAGGGCGAGCCCGGCGCGCTCCACCACCTCGAGCGTGACCTCGGAGATGCGGGCCACGGCATTCACGAAGGTGTCGTGGCCCTGCATCTCCAGCGTCCCTCCGCGACGAATCCGGATCATCTCGGGCGCGGATTCAGAGCCGAGGACGATCGGTCCCATGCGGCCCTCGGAGGTGGCGGTCATCACCACGGCGCCCGCGCCGTCGCCGAAGAGCGCGGCCGTTCGGCGGTCGTCGTGGTTGAGATAGCGGTGGAGCGCATCCACCCCGATCACGAGCGCCTTGCGCGAGCGGCCGGACTCGAGTTGGGCGGTGGTCACCTGCAGCGCGGACACGAAGGCGGTGCACGCCGCGCCGACGTCGATCGGCGCGGCGTTCGCCAGGTCGAGCTCGCCGGCCACCAGCGGGGCCGTGTTGGGCGTGATCTCGTCCTGGGTGGTGGTCGCGACTATCAGCAGATCGATCTCGTCCGGCGTGATGCCGGAACGCTCGAGCGCAAGCGCCCCCGCCTGCGCGGCGAGATCGCTCACGCGCTCGTGGTCGAGCAGGGCGCGGCGCTCCCTGATGCCGGTGCGCGTCTCGATCCAGCGCTCGTCCACTCCGAGGCGCTCCGCGATCGGCGCGTTCGTGATCGTCGTGTCCGGCACCGCGAGCACGGCGCAGCCGATGGCGGCGCCTCGCAGCTCGCGGTCGGCGAGCGGCGCGCGCTCGGCCACAGGTGCCGGTGCCTCACGCACGGGCAGCCTCCTGGGATACGACCTCGGCGTTCACGTCGGCGCCGAGCGTCTTGCGCACGAGGCCGGTGAGCACCCGGCCTGGACCCACCTCGAGGAAGCGGGTGGCGCCGCGGTCACGCAGCGCGAGCGCGATCTCACGCCAGCGCACGGGGGACGTGAGGCCCTCCACCAGGCGAGCCCGGATGTCGTCGTCGAACGGAGCGGCGGTCACGCCCGAGTACACGGGCACGCGCGGGTGGTTCAGCTCGACCGCGTCCAGCGCCTCTTCGAGCTCGGGTGCGGCGGCGGCCATCGCCGGCGAGTGGAAGGCGCCGCTCACGCGCAGCCGCGCCGCGCGCAGACCCTCGACCTTCGCTCGGCCGCATGCGGCATCGATCGCAGCGGCGTCGCCCGAGAGCACAACCTGCTCAGGCGAGTTGTCATTGGCGAGGGTGAGCTCGAAGCGCTCCGCGAGATCGCTCGCCGTGGGCAGCGGCGCGCCCACGGCCATCATGCCGCCGCCCGTGGCGCGGTGCATGAGCCGGCCACGCAACGCGACGAGCTTCAGCCCGTCGCGCTCGGACATCGCCCCGGCGGCCACGAGCGCGGCGAACTCGCCCAGCGAGTGTCCCGCCATCAGCTCCACGTTCTCGTTCTCGAGCAGGGACCAGCCGGCCAGGCTCGCGCAGTAGATCGCGGGCTGCGCCATGTGCGTGCCCTCGCCCACCCTCTCGAACGGGTCAAGGCGGAGCTCCTCCTGGCAGAGCTCGAGCAGGTCCGGGCGCAGTCGCTCCACGACTGAGCGCATGTCAGGCGTCTGGCTTCCCTGGCCGGGGAACAGAGCTGCGATCAACGGATCCTCCAGGGCCGCGGAACGGTCGCGGCATCGGGGCGTTGTGGAGAGTTACTCGGCGCCCCTGCGCAGGCCACGCGCGGCCACGCGTTTACCCCCCGGTCGGGGGGCGAGCGCTGGACATGTGGGGGGCGGCCTTCGGCCGCAGCCCAGAGTTGCGGAATTGCGGAGGTGCGGAGGTGCAGGGGGTGTTCTCCGCGAAGCCGCTTCCGAGACCTACACGTCTACTGCAGCAATAACGAGCTGCACGGAGCTTGCTGCCACATCCGAGCGGTGCCGTTATTGCTGCTGTAAGCGCGACGAAGACAGGCCCGTGACACGGGGGCCGTCCCTGCACTCCGCAATTCCGCAATTCCGCAATTCCGCAGTTCGAGGCCTCAACTCAGCCGTGCCTGGGTATTGACTGCGCAGGGCAGGCAGCGGGAGCCGAATGGCGACGCACTTTTACATCGAGATCCATCCGCTCGACCATGGGGTGACCGAGGTCAGGCTGTTCGGCGACGCGGACCTCGCGGTGGCGCCGGAGCTGCAGGAGAAGATGGACGCCCTGATCCGCGAGCAGAAGACGCGGCTGCTGATCAACCTGACCGAGCTGCGGTTCATCGACTCGACCGCACTCGGCACGCTGCTGCACACGGCGCGCCACGCTCGGCGCAAGCGCGGCCGGGTGGCGGTGGTCTGCCCCGATCCCGCGATGCGCGGGCTGTTCGAGCTCGTGGGACTGAACCTCATCTTCCCGGTGGAGGACTCGACCGACAGGGCGCTCGCGCACCTCGTGTCACGCCGGCGCTTCAAGCGCCGCTCGGCATCCCCGCCGGCCGAAGCCCCCTAGCCGATCAGGCCGAGTTCCTGCGCCTGCCGCACCGCCTCCGCACGGTTGCGGACGCTGAGCTTTCGATACACGGCGCTCGTGTGCTCCTTCACGGTGTGTGGCGAGAGAAAGAGCCGCTCCGCGATCTCACGGTTGGTCGCGCCCGTGGCGATCAGGTCGAGAACCTCGCGCTCGCGCGCCGACAGCTGCGCCGGCGCCGCCACAGCCTGCTCGCGCTGCGGCCGGAACACGGTCATCCCCATGCCCACCATGCGCACGGCCTTGGCCACGTCGTCGGCGTCCCAGTCCTTTGACACGAAGCCGGACGCGCCCGCGGCGCGCGCCACGTGCTGCGACATCCGCCCGGCGCCCGAGATCAGCAGCACCCGCGTGCGCGGTGACTCGCGCCTGATCGTCTCGCACAGCTCGGCGCCGGACTGGTCGCCGAGGAAGAGATCCACGAGCGCCACCTCGGGCTCGTACCGGCGCACCAGCTCGAGGGCGTCCCCGGAGTCACGCGCGGTGAGGCAGCGCTCCACCCACGGCTGCTGCCCAAGCAGCAGGCGGAAGCCCCACTGCACCACCTCGTGGTCGTCCACCACGAGCACGCTGAAGCGGTTCTTGCTCACAGCGGCACCACCAGCCGCGTGCGCCAGCGCCCGGCGTCGGCCGCGCCGAACTCCACCACGCCGCCCACCTGCAGCGCCTCGAGCGACGCCAGCCGCAGCCCCATCCCCGTGCCGGACGACTGACCGTTCACGCCGTCGTTCACGACCTCCACCGAGAACGTGTCGGCGGACAGCTTCACGCGCACCTCGATCGCGCTCGGAGACGCATGGCGCACGGCGTTCCGCAGCGACTCCCCGAGCACCGCCTGCGAGAGCGGCTCGAGCCTGGGCGGCACCTCGGAGTCGCCGTCCCATTCGATGGACACGGGAACGTCGGCGTAGCCCTGCTCGAGCCGGCCCAGCTCCTCGCGCAGCGTCGTGCCGGTGCTGCGGGGTCGCGGAGAGAGCGTGCGCTCGAGCGCGGTGCGGAGGTCGGCCAGCGCCTCCCGCATCTCGCTGCGGCAGCGCTCTCGATCGGCGGCCTCGAGCTCCACCTCGGAGCTGAGCACGAGCGACACGCCGAACAGCCTGTGCATCACGCGCTCGTGCACCTCGCGCGCGAGCTCGATCCGCTCGTACAACCTCCGGGCGCGCTCCTGCTGGCGCGTGGCAATCCGCGCGCTTGCCGCGAGCGCGGCCAGCTTGCCGAGCGACCACATCGTGTGCCGCTCGTCATCGGTGAGCTTGAACCGTCCGCCGCCGCGGTCGGCGAAGATCACTCCGAACCAGCGATTGGCCGCCGACAGCGGCGTGCACGTGAGCGTGGTCACCTGGAGCGCGCCCTTGTAACGCGCGGGTATCTCGTGCGCGAGCTGCTCCGGCGTGAGCTCCTGAACCTCGTCGAGCGCGAGCGCGC
This genomic interval from Thermoleophilaceae bacterium contains the following:
- a CDS encoding GAF domain-containing protein, with the translated sequence MGNGVLSPQVETLDVFVELFSGIESETEPGEFYNRLCEALCRLTTMRRAVLMLYDDSLARVVAAGSHGIDASLLVDVHGTLDETPVAQRALALDEVQELTPEQLAHEIPARYKGALQVTTLTCTPLSAANRWFGVIFADRGGGRFKLTDDERHTMWSLGKLAALAASARIATRQQERARRLYERIELAREVHERVMHRLFGVSLVLSSEVELEAADRERCRSEMREALADLRTALERTLSPRPRSTGTTLREELGRLEQGYADVPVSIEWDGDSEVPPRLEPLSQAVLGESLRNAVRHASPSAIEVRVKLSADTFSVEVVNDGVNGQSSGTGMGLRLASLEALQVGGVVEFGAADAGRWRTRLVVPL
- a CDS encoding beta-ketoacyl-ACP synthase 3 — its product is MREAPAPVAERAPLADRELRGAAIGCAVLAVPDTTITNAPIAERLGVDERWIETRTGIRERRALLDHERVSDLAAQAGALALERSGITPDEIDLLIVATTTQDEITPNTAPLVAGELDLANAAPIDVGAACTAFVSALQVTTAQLESGRSRKALVIGVDALHRYLNHDDRRTAALFGDGAGAVVMTATSEGRMGPIVLGSESAPEMIRIRRGGTLEMQGHDTFVNAVARISEVTLEVVERAGLALEEVDLFVYHQANARIIAAVGEKLGLSPERVIDCIANYGNTSAASIPIALAEAEADGRLKPGMRVLAGAFGAGFTWGGALMEWGLDDAS
- a CDS encoding ACP S-malonyltransferase — its product is MIAALFPGQGSQTPDMRSVVERLRPDLLELCQEELRLDPFERVGEGTHMAQPAIYCASLAGWSLLENENVELMAGHSLGEFAALVAAGAMSERDGLKLVALRGRLMHRATGGGMMAVGAPLPTASDLAERFELTLANDNSPEQVVLSGDAAAIDAACGRAKVEGLRAARLRVSGAFHSPAMAAAAPELEEALDAVELNHPRVPVYSGVTAAPFDDDIRARLVEGLTSPVRWREIALALRDRGATRFLEVGPGRVLTGLVRKTLGADVNAEVVSQEAARA
- a CDS encoding response regulator transcription factor, with translation MSKNRFSVLVVDDHEVVQWGFRLLLGQQPWVERCLTARDSGDALELVRRYEPEVALVDLFLGDQSGAELCETIRRESPRTRVLLISGAGRMSQHVARAAGASGFVSKDWDADDVAKAVRMVGMGMTVFRPQREQAVAAPAQLSAREREVLDLIATGATNREIAERLFLSPHTVKEHTSAVYRKLSVRNRAEAVRQAQELGLIG
- a CDS encoding STAS domain-containing protein, with the protein product MATHFYIEIHPLDHGVTEVRLFGDADLAVAPELQEKMDALIREQKTRLLINLTELRFIDSTALGTLLHTARHARRKRGRVAVVCPDPAMRGLFELVGLNLIFPVEDSTDRALAHLVSRRRFKRRSASPPAEAP